In a single window of the Mucilaginibacter defluvii genome:
- a CDS encoding polysaccharide biosynthesis/export family protein — protein sequence MMKYLTLFRFFAISICILFTSCSSYKNIPYFQNVNRGNSANEAIDNFSPLTVQREDILGITVSSLNPEAWGDSSNKTSGYRVDQAGEIQLPLIGNLKVVGLTTENISKEIQKRLTTYLKQPSVNVRVLNFKISVIGDVARPNIYQIPNERVTVPEALGLAGDLNITGIRNNVLLIREIDGKRQYYNLDLTSADLFKSPYYYLKNNDVLYVQPDKTKSNSGDRNYRNASLILSAASVITIILTSINN from the coding sequence ATGATGAAATATCTTACGCTATTTAGATTTTTTGCGATTTCCATTTGTATTCTATTTACTTCCTGCAGCTCTTATAAAAATATACCTTATTTTCAAAACGTAAACCGCGGTAACAGCGCTAATGAAGCCATAGATAACTTTTCGCCGCTTACCGTGCAACGCGAAGATATTTTAGGAATAACCGTAAGCAGCCTTAACCCTGAAGCCTGGGGCGATTCCAGTAACAAAACTTCAGGTTATCGTGTTGACCAGGCCGGCGAAATACAATTACCATTAATAGGTAACTTGAAAGTTGTTGGCTTAACCACTGAAAACATCTCTAAAGAAATACAAAAACGCCTTACTACATACCTTAAACAACCGTCGGTTAATGTACGGGTACTGAATTTTAAGATATCAGTAATTGGCGACGTAGCCCGACCGAACATTTACCAAATACCTAACGAACGCGTAACCGTGCCCGAGGCGCTTGGTTTGGCCGGCGACCTGAACATTACCGGTATACGCAATAACGTATTGCTTATACGCGAAATTGACGGTAAGCGCCAGTACTACAACCTTGATTTAACATCGGCTGATCTTTTTAAATCACCATACTACTACCTCAAAAATAATGATGTGCTGTATGTACAACCTGATAAGACCAAGTCGAACTCAGGCGACAGGAATTATCGCAACGCGAGTTTGATACTTTCAGCAGCGTCGGTAATTACTATCATCCTAACCAGCATCAACAATTAA
- a CDS encoding UpxY family transcription antiterminator: MENNLMKPNNASKKWMVVYTRSRFEKKVDKNLNQQGINSFCPIVKSKHKWADRIKTVDTPLFSSYIFVNISLSEIERVKQTSGVVSFVTNNNKPVTLNDTEILRIEEIVKSYQNLEIVDVSKLNIGDEVRINDGLLYNTNGIVKTISGKNVIMAIDQLNCVIMVKVKAEHVVPATHIVNSIVFLATLSVALLLA, translated from the coding sequence ATGGAAAATAACTTGATGAAACCTAATAACGCTTCAAAAAAATGGATGGTGGTTTATACGCGCTCCAGGTTTGAGAAGAAAGTAGACAAAAACCTAAATCAGCAAGGCATAAATTCTTTTTGCCCCATAGTTAAATCAAAACATAAATGGGCTGACAGGATAAAGACAGTTGATACCCCTCTTTTCTCATCATATATATTCGTAAACATTTCGTTGTCTGAAATTGAACGTGTAAAGCAAACTTCAGGCGTGGTAAGTTTTGTTACCAATAACAATAAACCTGTAACGCTTAATGACACAGAGATTCTAAGGATCGAAGAAATTGTTAAAAGCTACCAAAACCTGGAAATAGTTGACGTGAGCAAACTTAACATTGGCGATGAGGTGCGAATAAATGACGGCCTACTATATAACACTAACGGCATTGTAAAAACAATTTCGGGCAAAAACGTAATTATGGCCATTGACCAGCTCAATTGTGTAATTATGGTAAAGGTTAAAGCTGAACATGTAGTACCTGCAACACATATAGTAAACAGTATTGTGTTTTTAGCTACCCTATCGGTGGCTTTGTTATTAGCCTAA
- a CDS encoding helix-turn-helix domain-containing protein: MDVHHGHIVERVIRREGYSISEIARLSKVNRRSVYNWFNQQFLKADIIYKIGVIINHDFSVEFPHLFKSDDFKRTAEVGNNTQQNFTQSEQASDPQNNVSYWKDKYIALLEKYNDVLIKTVERSSVKISVEGNINQ; the protein is encoded by the coding sequence ATGGACGTACATCACGGTCACATAGTAGAGCGGGTAATAAGGCGGGAAGGGTATAGTATTAGTGAAATAGCCAGGCTGAGCAAGGTTAACCGACGCTCAGTTTATAACTGGTTTAACCAACAATTTTTAAAGGCCGATATCATCTATAAAATTGGGGTGATTATTAATCACGACTTTTCAGTAGAGTTTCCCCATTTGTTTAAAAGTGATGATTTTAAACGCACCGCAGAAGTGGGAAACAACACTCAACAAAACTTCACACAAAGCGAACAAGCTTCGGACCCACAAAATAATGTATCATATTGGAAGGATAAGTATATCGCTTTACTTGAAAAATACAACGATGTTTTGATCAAAACTGTGGAACGAAGTTCTGTTAAGATATCTGTAGAAGGCAACATTAACCAATAA
- a CDS encoding glycoside hydrolase family 97 protein, with translation MDFHLVTLNVKPFKPQRHLNILNMNRKFTSLFIVIFLSVVGCSRAAYTQSQKAYNLISPDGNIKLVVDQSTVKFAGAAKFSIYYKTTGKYTPLTLNNILGVSTDQAEFKVVNLKRAGAINRINEKYEMVTGKRRLCANAANERSFTFANSAGKTLDVIFRVYNDGVAFRYKLPKWTNTPVNIKDEYTTYQIPAETARWIQTYDPSYEKFFPYSTTGKGEKNQQWGYPALFKAKNLPVWYLITEADNSDVNCAARLTNEVNLNTYKVTYSEPRNTFQQRGNISLLPWTSQWHTLIIGSLATLVQSTLVTDVSKPSTLKKTDWIIPGSVSWIYWAYNHGSKDYKKVVEYVDLAKKMDWPYVLIDWEWDVMTNGGNIEDAVKYAQSKGIKPLIWYNSGTTDWADATPIDRMRTRDKRIKEFEWLKKIGIYGVKVDFFAGDQQDIIKLYLDILKDAAQYKLMVDFHGATIPRGWARTYPNLMTTEAVYGAEWYNNSGVLTNKAAAHNTTLPFTRNVIGSMDYTPVTFSNSQHPHITSYGHELALAVVFESALQNYADRPEAFYTLPDAPRDFLKAVPAAWDETRLISGYPGEHVVIARRHGSKWYIGGLNGQDTSRTFKFKLDFIKSGSKISIIKDGDNDKSFETTAQEVVKGNYIEIKCLPRGGFVAAIE, from the coding sequence ATGGATTTTCATTTGGTAACTTTGAATGTTAAGCCATTTAAGCCCCAAAGGCATCTTAATATTCTTAATATGAACCGAAAATTTACAAGCTTATTTATAGTCATTTTTTTGTCAGTGGTGGGGTGTAGTCGTGCTGCTTATACTCAAAGTCAGAAAGCATACAATTTAATCTCTCCTGACGGAAATATTAAATTAGTTGTAGATCAGTCTACAGTTAAATTTGCGGGGGCAGCCAAATTTAGTATCTATTATAAAACGACCGGAAAGTATACACCCCTGACTTTAAACAACATCCTGGGTGTTTCAACGGATCAGGCGGAATTTAAAGTGGTGAATCTGAAGCGGGCCGGAGCAATAAACCGGATAAACGAAAAGTATGAAATGGTAACCGGCAAGCGGAGGCTTTGTGCCAATGCCGCTAACGAACGCAGTTTCACTTTCGCTAATTCAGCAGGTAAAACACTCGACGTTATATTCAGGGTTTATAACGATGGCGTAGCATTCAGGTATAAATTACCTAAGTGGACAAATACGCCCGTTAATATAAAAGACGAATACACCACCTACCAAATACCTGCCGAAACTGCGCGCTGGATACAAACCTATGACCCGAGTTACGAAAAGTTTTTTCCTTATAGCACTACAGGTAAGGGCGAAAAAAATCAGCAGTGGGGCTATCCTGCCTTATTTAAAGCCAAAAATTTACCGGTGTGGTACCTAATTACCGAAGCGGATAACAGCGATGTAAATTGCGCAGCCAGGCTCACCAACGAAGTTAATTTGAATACTTATAAAGTTACTTATTCGGAGCCAAGGAATACCTTTCAGCAGCGAGGTAACATATCACTATTACCCTGGACGTCACAATGGCATACTTTAATAATAGGTTCGTTGGCAACATTGGTACAGTCAACCCTTGTTACCGATGTAAGTAAGCCAAGTACGTTGAAAAAAACAGATTGGATTATACCTGGAAGCGTATCCTGGATATATTGGGCGTATAATCACGGCTCAAAAGACTATAAAAAAGTGGTTGAGTATGTTGACCTCGCTAAAAAGATGGACTGGCCTTATGTGTTGATTGACTGGGAATGGGATGTAATGACCAATGGCGGAAATATTGAGGACGCGGTTAAATATGCCCAATCAAAAGGCATTAAACCGCTCATTTGGTATAATTCAGGCACGACGGATTGGGCCGATGCAACACCGATAGACAGGATGCGTACCAGGGATAAACGTATCAAAGAATTTGAGTGGTTAAAAAAAATCGGCATTTATGGCGTTAAAGTGGATTTTTTTGCCGGCGATCAGCAGGATATAATTAAACTTTACCTGGATATTTTAAAGGATGCCGCCCAATATAAGTTAATGGTTGACTTTCATGGCGCGACTATTCCGCGTGGCTGGGCCAGAACTTACCCTAATTTAATGACTACTGAAGCGGTTTATGGAGCAGAATGGTATAACAATTCGGGAGTACTTACAAATAAAGCAGCTGCGCACAACACAACACTGCCTTTTACCCGTAATGTTATCGGTTCAATGGACTATACACCGGTTACGTTCTCTAACAGTCAGCATCCGCACATTACATCTTACGGGCATGAGCTGGCATTGGCGGTTGTATTTGAATCCGCCTTGCAAAATTACGCCGACCGCCCCGAGGCCTTTTACACATTGCCTGATGCGCCGCGAGATTTTCTAAAGGCAGTTCCGGCGGCATGGGATGAAACGAGGCTTATAAGCGGCTATCCGGGTGAGCATGTCGTTATAGCAAGGCGCCACGGCAGCAAATGGTACATCGGCGGCCTAAACGGGCAAGACACATCCAGGACTTTTAAATTTAAACTGGACTTCATTAAATCAGGGTCAAAAATCAGCATTATTAAAGATGGTGACAATGACAAATCATTTGAAACGACTGCTCAAGAAGTCGTAAAGGGAAATTATATTGAAATAAAATGTTTGCCGCGCGGCGGGTTTGTCGCGGCTATAGAATAA